The following are encoded together in the Corticium candelabrum chromosome 1, ooCorCand1.1, whole genome shotgun sequence genome:
- the LOC134193621 gene encoding protein D2-like codes for MLMLVVAFASLTAVTAVTVVCTDFSPLVVNYPTFDGKLARVSCGNPLSLSGTAKEPSVQWLAASQHERYTLMLVDPDAPGLQYYVHWLAGNIEGNDLLEGTRLNGNAIEDYFGPVPPTGSGVHRYIFYLFQQPHGYLDFRRLETRSHFDLYRFQTKHNLGKPVAVNYFLASAELADY; via the exons ATGTTGATGCTTGTCGTTGCGTTTGCCTCTCTGACTGCCGTGACTGCCGTCACCGTAGTATGTACAGACTTTTCACCACTAGTCGTTAATTATCCTACTTTTGACGGAAAGCTTGCTAGAGTGTCGTGTGGTAACCCTTTGTCGCTTTCCGGCACGGCAAAGGAACCGTCTGTGCAGTGGCTTGCGGCCTCTCAG CATGAAAGGTACACTCTGATGCTGGTTGACCCGGATGCTCCTGGTTTGCAGTACTACGTACACTGGCTTGCGGGAAACATTGAA GGTAATGATTTGTTGGAGGGTACGAGATTGAACGGTAATGCCATAGAAG ATTACTTTGGACCAGTACCTCCTACAGGATCCGGAGTACATCGATACATATTTTATCTCTTTCAACAACCTCATGGTTATCTAGATTTTCGGAGACTTGAGACTCGTTCACATTTCGATCTTTACCGCTTTCAAACAAAGCACAACTTGGGAAAGCCAGTTGCTGTCAACTACTTTCTTGCAAGTGCTGAGTTGGCTGATTACTAG